A stretch of the Candidatus Polarisedimenticolia bacterium genome encodes the following:
- a CDS encoding GatB/YqeY domain-containing protein, translating into MIDRIQSDLKQAMKSGDKTTLSVLRMLLSSLKYAAIDQKRDLDETEAAAVIQRAIRSRKESIEAFRAGGRADLAEQETRELAVLERYLPAQMEGAELERVVDELLAATGITEKKDLGRAMKEFMARHKGKADGKAVNALIASRLR; encoded by the coding sequence ATGATAGATCGCATCCAGTCGGACCTGAAGCAGGCGATGAAATCGGGCGACAAGACCACTCTTTCCGTGCTGCGCATGCTGTTGTCCTCGCTGAAGTATGCCGCGATCGATCAGAAGCGCGATCTGGACGAGACGGAAGCCGCGGCGGTCATCCAGCGGGCCATCCGGAGCCGCAAGGAGTCGATCGAGGCGTTCCGCGCCGGAGGACGCGCCGATCTCGCCGAGCAGGAGACCCGGGAGCTGGCGGTCCTGGAGCGTTACCTTCCGGCCCAGATGGAGGGGGCGGAGCTGGAGCGGGTGGTGGACGAGCTTTTGGCGGCGACCGGCATCACCGAGAAGAAGGACCTGGGCCGGGCGATGAAGGAGTTCATGGCTCGCCACAAGGGAAAGGCGGATGGGAAAGCGGTCAATGCCCTCATCGCCTCCCGGCTGCGATGA